A DNA window from Hydra vulgaris chromosome 13, alternate assembly HydraT2T_AEP contains the following coding sequences:
- the LOC100207093 gene encoding uncharacterized protein LOC100207093 isoform X4, with amino-acid sequence MDVTNGDIVNSKIIDGNTEELNQSDRKNNLNEDTNKKRTMTSNCFICGESFLRAELSAHEKTCLQSIQTTQVQYTRQNTDDTSDSLTFLTNNDSSSFSNHSSGSSSNEGNDKKAHRCYICGTDIPIYLKSIHEKNCKKSWESGLLNSIATPGRLSNSKKDLLKDSSELKKSKAIANIISSSNLKKSRSTSYIAKDLKSDISRAESASDLLKLRVGSLSLNKQKSHSSANLFKSNSEQKDFLTNYLSTGNRKLSYEDTEKKPPQYVECFICGKQYSTHSIDIHQKQCIKTRTFQLDAGVVSTYRKKSKSLADIRLKSNVKPISPSKPIKKIDNDERRFSAIETSKQTVFNHNLVNSTLKSSSTSNLSKIIPMNKTSVDIEVPANPPQINPGFQECRICTQLYGSRSLPIHEKQCLKKFELARQEDEKLKKRTKANKNFDIIPFGHSQDVNDLDLHLPKGRDKPSTLESSSEFFLKNTNSLKANEDEIKSELVSKDLKRIGLKLCVYCNLKFGQSSILIHEKSCREKCKEIADELFRKNDSVVKSPVKNDGVITNGRLESILPSKYESDLNN; translated from the coding sequence aaaccAGAGTGATCGTAAAAATAATCTAAACGAAGATAccaacaaaaaaagaacaatgacttcaaattgttttatttgcgGGGAAAGTTTTCTTCGTGCTGAATTATCTGCACatgaaaaaacttgtttacaGAGCATACAAACAACTCAAGTGCAATATACCCGCCAAAATACTGACGATACTTCAGACAGCTTAACGTTTCTAACGAACAATGATTCTTCCAGTTTTTCTAATCATTCATCAGGATCCTCAAGTAATGAAGGAAACGATAAAAAAGCTCACCGATGTTACATCTGTGGAACAGATAtccctatttatttaaaatcgatTCAcgaaaaaaactgcaaaaagagTTGGGAGAGCGGATTGTTAAACTCTATAGCTACGCCAGGAAGACTTTCTAATTCTAAAAAAGATCTTCTAAAAGATtcttctgaattaaaaaaatcaaaagcaataGCAAATATTATATCAAGTAGCAATCTCAAAAAATCTCGATCAACCTCGTACATTGCTAAAGATTTAAAATCTGATATTTCTAGAGCAGAATCTGCATctgatcttttaaaattaagagtCGGAAGcttatctttaaataaacaaaaatcgcATTCTTCggctaatttatttaaaagcaactcagagcaaaaagattttttaactaactATCTGTCCACTGGAAACCGAAAACTTAGCTATGAAGACACAGAAAAAAAGCCCCCTCAGTACGTCGAATGTTTTATTTGCGGAAAACAATATAGTACTCATTCTATAGACATTCATCAGAAACAATGTATCAAAACACGCACTTTTCAATTAGATGCCGGAGTCGTTTCcacttatagaaaaaaaagtaaatctttGGCAGATATAAGACTTAAGTCAAATGTAAAACCAATTTCTCCATCAAAGCCaataaaaaagatagataatGATGAACGCCGTTTTTCTGCTATTGAAACCAGTAAACAAACAGTATTCAATCATAACTTAGTGAACTCCACCCTAAAATCTTCTAGCACCAGTAACCTTAGCAAAATAATACCAATGAATAAAACAAGTGTGGATATAGAAGTACCAGCAAATCCACCGCAAATTAATCCAGGTTTTCAAGAGTGTCGCATCTGTACACAACTATATGGAAGCAGGTCGTTACCTATTCACGAAAAACagtgtttgaaaaaatttgaattagcAAGGCAAGAAGATGAGAAACTTAAAAAGAGAAcaaaagctaataaaaattttgatattattccATTCGGTCATTCACAAGATGTAAACGATTTAGACCTACATTTACCAAAAGGTCGTGACAAACCCAGTACTTTAGAATCAAGTTCtgagttttttctaaaaaatacaaacagttTAAAAGCTAACGAAGACGAAATAAAATCTGAGCTAGTCAGCAAAGATTTGAAAAGAATTGGTCTTAAGCTATGTGTTTACTGTAACCTTAAGTTCGGCCAAAGCTCTATTTTAATACACGAGAAATCTTGTCGTGAAAAATGTAAGGAAATTGCCGACGAGTTATTTCGTAAAAACGATAGCGTTGTCAAAAGCCCGGTAAAAAACGATGGTGTCATCACAAATGGAAGGCTTGAAAGTATATTACCTTCAAAATATGAAAGTGATCTCAACAACTGA
- the LOC100207093 gene encoding uncharacterized protein LOC100207093 isoform X2, translated as MTSNCFICGESFLRAELSAHEKTCLQSIQTTQVQYTRQNTDDTSDSLTFLTNNDSSSFSNHSSGSSSNEGNDKKAHRCYICGTDIPIYLKSIHEKNCKKSWESGLLNSIATPGRLSNSKKDLLKDSSELKKSKAIANIISSSNLKKSRSTSYIAKDLKSDISRAESASDLLKLRVGSLSLNKQKSHSSANLFKSNSEQKDFLTNYLSTGNRKLSYEDTEKKPPQYVECFICGKQYSTHSIDIHQKQCIKTRTFQLDAGVVSTYRKKSKSLADIRLKSNVKPISPSKPIKKIDNDERRFSAIETSKQTVFNHNLVNSTLKSSSTSNLSKIIPMNKTSVDIEVPANPPQINPGFQECRICTQLYGSRSLPIHEKQCLKKFELARQEDEKLKKRTKANKNFDIIPFGHSQDVNDLDLHLPKGRDKPSTLESSSEFFLKNTNSLKANEDEIKSELVSKDLKRIGLKLCVYCNLKFGQSSILIHEKSCREKCKEIADELFRKNDSVVKSPVKNDGVITNGRLESILPSKYESDLNN; from the coding sequence atgacttcaaattgttttatttgcgGGGAAAGTTTTCTTCGTGCTGAATTATCTGCACatgaaaaaacttgtttacaGAGCATACAAACAACTCAAGTGCAATATACCCGCCAAAATACTGACGATACTTCAGACAGCTTAACGTTTCTAACGAACAATGATTCTTCCAGTTTTTCTAATCATTCATCAGGATCCTCAAGTAATGAAGGAAACGATAAAAAAGCTCACCGATGTTACATCTGTGGAACAGATAtccctatttatttaaaatcgatTCAcgaaaaaaactgcaaaaagagTTGGGAGAGCGGATTGTTAAACTCTATAGCTACGCCAGGAAGACTTTCTAATTCTAAAAAAGATCTTCTAAAAGATtcttctgaattaaaaaaatcaaaagcaataGCAAATATTATATCAAGTAGCAATCTCAAAAAATCTCGATCAACCTCGTACATTGCTAAAGATTTAAAATCTGATATTTCTAGAGCAGAATCTGCATctgatcttttaaaattaagagtCGGAAGcttatctttaaataaacaaaaatcgcATTCTTCggctaatttatttaaaagcaactcagagcaaaaagattttttaactaactATCTGTCCACTGGAAACCGAAAACTTAGCTATGAAGACACAGAAAAAAAGCCCCCTCAGTACGTCGAATGTTTTATTTGCGGAAAACAATATAGTACTCATTCTATAGACATTCATCAGAAACAATGTATCAAAACACGCACTTTTCAATTAGATGCCGGAGTCGTTTCcacttatagaaaaaaaagtaaatctttGGCAGATATAAGACTTAAGTCAAATGTAAAACCAATTTCTCCATCAAAGCCaataaaaaagatagataatGATGAACGCCGTTTTTCTGCTATTGAAACCAGTAAACAAACAGTATTCAATCATAACTTAGTGAACTCCACCCTAAAATCTTCTAGCACCAGTAACCTTAGCAAAATAATACCAATGAATAAAACAAGTGTGGATATAGAAGTACCAGCAAATCCACCGCAAATTAATCCAGGTTTTCAAGAGTGTCGCATCTGTACACAACTATATGGAAGCAGGTCGTTACCTATTCACGAAAAACagtgtttgaaaaaatttgaattagcAAGGCAAGAAGATGAGAAACTTAAAAAGAGAAcaaaagctaataaaaattttgatattattccATTCGGTCATTCACAAGATGTAAACGATTTAGACCTACATTTACCAAAAGGTCGTGACAAACCCAGTACTTTAGAATCAAGTTCtgagttttttctaaaaaatacaaacagttTAAAAGCTAACGAAGACGAAATAAAATCTGAGCTAGTCAGCAAAGATTTGAAAAGAATTGGTCTTAAGCTATGTGTTTACTGTAACCTTAAGTTCGGCCAAAGCTCTATTTTAATACACGAGAAATCTTGTCGTGAAAAATGTAAGGAAATTGCCGACGAGTTATTTCGTAAAAACGATAGCGTTGTCAAAAGCCCGGTAAAAAACGATGGTGTCATCACAAATGGAAGGCTTGAAAGTATATTACCTTCAAAATATGAAAGTGATCTCAACAACTGA
- the LOC100207093 gene encoding uncharacterized protein LOC100207093 isoform X1, translating to MLYCYDVFQSRVRIKETMSRNQSDRKNNLNEDTNKKRTMTSNCFICGESFLRAELSAHEKTCLQSIQTTQVQYTRQNTDDTSDSLTFLTNNDSSSFSNHSSGSSSNEGNDKKAHRCYICGTDIPIYLKSIHEKNCKKSWESGLLNSIATPGRLSNSKKDLLKDSSELKKSKAIANIISSSNLKKSRSTSYIAKDLKSDISRAESASDLLKLRVGSLSLNKQKSHSSANLFKSNSEQKDFLTNYLSTGNRKLSYEDTEKKPPQYVECFICGKQYSTHSIDIHQKQCIKTRTFQLDAGVVSTYRKKSKSLADIRLKSNVKPISPSKPIKKIDNDERRFSAIETSKQTVFNHNLVNSTLKSSSTSNLSKIIPMNKTSVDIEVPANPPQINPGFQECRICTQLYGSRSLPIHEKQCLKKFELARQEDEKLKKRTKANKNFDIIPFGHSQDVNDLDLHLPKGRDKPSTLESSSEFFLKNTNSLKANEDEIKSELVSKDLKRIGLKLCVYCNLKFGQSSILIHEKSCREKCKEIADELFRKNDSVVKSPVKNDGVITNGRLESILPSKYESDLNN from the coding sequence aaaccAGAGTGATCGTAAAAATAATCTAAACGAAGATAccaacaaaaaaagaacaatgacttcaaattgttttatttgcgGGGAAAGTTTTCTTCGTGCTGAATTATCTGCACatgaaaaaacttgtttacaGAGCATACAAACAACTCAAGTGCAATATACCCGCCAAAATACTGACGATACTTCAGACAGCTTAACGTTTCTAACGAACAATGATTCTTCCAGTTTTTCTAATCATTCATCAGGATCCTCAAGTAATGAAGGAAACGATAAAAAAGCTCACCGATGTTACATCTGTGGAACAGATAtccctatttatttaaaatcgatTCAcgaaaaaaactgcaaaaagagTTGGGAGAGCGGATTGTTAAACTCTATAGCTACGCCAGGAAGACTTTCTAATTCTAAAAAAGATCTTCTAAAAGATtcttctgaattaaaaaaatcaaaagcaataGCAAATATTATATCAAGTAGCAATCTCAAAAAATCTCGATCAACCTCGTACATTGCTAAAGATTTAAAATCTGATATTTCTAGAGCAGAATCTGCATctgatcttttaaaattaagagtCGGAAGcttatctttaaataaacaaaaatcgcATTCTTCggctaatttatttaaaagcaactcagagcaaaaagattttttaactaactATCTGTCCACTGGAAACCGAAAACTTAGCTATGAAGACACAGAAAAAAAGCCCCCTCAGTACGTCGAATGTTTTATTTGCGGAAAACAATATAGTACTCATTCTATAGACATTCATCAGAAACAATGTATCAAAACACGCACTTTTCAATTAGATGCCGGAGTCGTTTCcacttatagaaaaaaaagtaaatctttGGCAGATATAAGACTTAAGTCAAATGTAAAACCAATTTCTCCATCAAAGCCaataaaaaagatagataatGATGAACGCCGTTTTTCTGCTATTGAAACCAGTAAACAAACAGTATTCAATCATAACTTAGTGAACTCCACCCTAAAATCTTCTAGCACCAGTAACCTTAGCAAAATAATACCAATGAATAAAACAAGTGTGGATATAGAAGTACCAGCAAATCCACCGCAAATTAATCCAGGTTTTCAAGAGTGTCGCATCTGTACACAACTATATGGAAGCAGGTCGTTACCTATTCACGAAAAACagtgtttgaaaaaatttgaattagcAAGGCAAGAAGATGAGAAACTTAAAAAGAGAAcaaaagctaataaaaattttgatattattccATTCGGTCATTCACAAGATGTAAACGATTTAGACCTACATTTACCAAAAGGTCGTGACAAACCCAGTACTTTAGAATCAAGTTCtgagttttttctaaaaaatacaaacagttTAAAAGCTAACGAAGACGAAATAAAATCTGAGCTAGTCAGCAAAGATTTGAAAAGAATTGGTCTTAAGCTATGTGTTTACTGTAACCTTAAGTTCGGCCAAAGCTCTATTTTAATACACGAGAAATCTTGTCGTGAAAAATGTAAGGAAATTGCCGACGAGTTATTTCGTAAAAACGATAGCGTTGTCAAAAGCCCGGTAAAAAACGATGGTGTCATCACAAATGGAAGGCTTGAAAGTATATTACCTTCAAAATATGAAAGTGATCTCAACAACTGA